GCATGAGCCAGAGAAACATGCTACAATTGCAGCTACATCACCTGAGCTTTGGATGTCTGAAAGGGATAAATTCTCTTTAAATAAAGCGGATGGTCAAAAGATAAGGTTTAACATGGGCGAAGAAACCATCAATATAGCATATCCTGATACAGCTCAGTCCGTGCTTAACTTAAAAGTCAATGACATCTATGGAGACTATTTGGGACACATAGGTACGGTTGAATTATATAAGGATCAAAAAGAGACTCCTTTTTTAAGCCTATCCTTAAATAAGGACTTTTCTTTTAAACATCTACCGCAGGGCTCCTATTATATAAAATTAACACATATCGATACCTATCATGGATATGAATTTTGGTATGATAAAAAACTTAATAAAGGGGAAGCAAAGCCTATTGAGCTTAACGGAACTAACTCAGAGAATTTAACGGTGAATAGACCATATGCTGAGCTCAGTATAAAAAATGCGGGCTTAATGATTCGAGGCTCTGAGTATGATAATGGTTTTTGGATTGCCCGTTTATTTAAAGAAGATACAGACTTTAACTCTTCCGACTTTAGATATGACCACGGAATAGCCTTTGGAGCAAAGGTTGAGACAAATCAATATACTCCGGTGAATGAATTATATTTGGCTAAAGATAGTAATTTCCTGCCTTTCGATTCACAGAAACACGGACGAATATTCCCCGGAAAATACTATCTCGGTTTCTATGTAGGCCAAAGATTTAAAAATAAGGCTAAGCCCTTTAAATGGTTAAAGATGAACGGGGCTGTTGCAAGCCTTACTGATAATTTTGAAGAGGCTTCCTTAATAGATTTTGCTGTTGATGAAAAAAAGGAATTATCACCAACAGAGCTATTCCCTCAAGAAAAACGTGATCGATATTTTAAAATTACAATAAAGGGGGAGGGTACGACTAGTATTCCAAACATTGGTTCAAAAAAACTGAGGTTTTATGTTCCAAGCAAACAGAATCCCGATAATGATTTTTTTGTTGAATCAAAGGAAACTCTCAATACTAATGGATCTGCCAAGGAAAAGGTTTATCACCCTGCCTTTGTAATATCTGATAAGTGGCTTTTGGCTATTGAACACAGTGGAAAAATGTACTATTTTAAGGGGACTCAGAAACAAACCCCTGTAAATGATTTTACGGGAGAACTTACAACCGAAAGGTCTGAAGCTTATGAGTTTGAGCCGAACTTTTCTGGGGTCAGTTATTATGAGGTAACCATCTCGAACTGGAAGATTCTAAAATAATCTTCGCCGATAAAAATTAACCGAAGCTCTATGAAAAGAGCTTCGGTTTTTTGTTATATATCCTTAATCTCCTTCTCAACCCTATCAATGATGCTGTCCCAAGAATGTTTTTTTATTTCTGCCGAAACAGGGGAATAAAAATCTTTTTGAGATTTAAGTCTTTCCATTTGAAGCATTATTTTTTCGGCAAGGGCCTTGACAAAGGCGGGCTTATCTTCTTCGTATGCTTTGTCTACATCATAGATGCGAGGAAGTTTGACAAATTCGATAATGCCGCTTGTGTTGATTTTTTCGCCGAGAAGGTTTATAAGTCCTTCAATTTCTGTCGTAACCGTAAAAAGGCCGCAGGCTAAGGCTTCAACGGCGACAAGGCCTAAGGCTTCATAGTATGAAGGCAAAATAAAAATATCGTTTTGTTTTAAAATTTTACACATACATATTTGAGATGAAGCATTTACTATTTTTAAATTTTCGCTGTAACCGGCATTTTTTAAAAGAATGTTTTTTTGTTCTTCTGTTGCATTTCCTATCAAAGTCAATTCCGTATTAGGATATTTTTTTAAAATAAGCGGAAGAGTTTTTGCAAGTTCAAACACTCCCTTTGAATCGGATATCTTTCCTGCATAGCAAAGCTTGAATGTTCCGTCAAAGATATGTCTATCCTTATCGTTAAAAATATCGGGGTTAAAGCCTCCTCCTGCCAATTTAATTTTTTTAGGCGGTGCCGAAAAAATAGTTTGCACTTCGTTAATATCCTTAGGGCTTACGGTAAAATATAAATCGAGCTTGTCCAAGTTTTGTATGTACCGTGTCTTTATCCAAGGATTTTTTTTAATCTGCCTTATATCCGTACCGTGACTTATGCCTATTATTTTTTTGCCGGAAAATATTTTTTTTACCAAAGAGGTTAAAATAAAAAGATGATGACTTATAATGACATCGGGGTTAAATTTTTCTCTTGCACGGAGAAGAGTTTTTTCAAAAACCGAAATCCATTTTTGATACATCTCATCATTCATTTCGGAATAAACGGTTGAGGTATAGGGCATTATATCGCTCATTCCTGCAATCGGAAAGGGGAGGTCTGCATTAAAAACGGTTTTTTCTTCTTGTTCATAAGCGGATAAAAATTTAATGGGATATTCTTTTACGCTTCCCTGTAATTCATCGGGTAAAGATTCATTAAAAGTTTTTTCGGCAAAGGGAAGCTGTGTGCCGTAAAGAACCGCATTTTCATGTCCTTTTTTTATCATTCCTTCGACGAGGGTGCTAAAATAAACCCCGCTTCCTGTTTTCATCGGTAATTGTGCAAGGCAGTGAAGTATCTTCAATTTAAATTCTCCCTATTGTATTTGATATAAACCTTTTCATTCTTTTGATAATTGAAGTCATTGTTTAAAACAATGGCCTTTAATTCTTTTTCTTTAGTTTTAAGAAAGAGTTCTATTATTTCGCCCTTAAAAATAATATTGATAATTTGGGCTTCTTCAAAATCTTCCGTATCTTCTTCCGGTAAAGATTTAAATACTTTTATCTTTTCAGGTCTGATATATGAATTTTCTATTTTATTGTTTGCACCGATAAAGTCAAGAGCAAATTCGTTTGCAGGTTGATTATAAAGAGATTCGGCCGTTCCTTCCTGAATAATTTCTCCATTGCTCATCAAAATAATTTTGTCGGCAATTTCAAATGCTTCACTTTGATCATGGGTAACAAAAATTGTAGTGATATTAAATTCTTTTTGAATTTGTTTTATTTCTTTACGCATATTGATTCTAAGCTTTGCATCCAAGTTGCTTAAAGGTTCGTCCAACAAAAGAAGTTTGGGTCTTATAATCAAACTGCGTGCAAGAGCAACCCTCTGCTGTTCTCCGCCTGAAAGTTCGCTTATGTGTTTTTTTTCATAACCAGATAAGCCCATTGTTTTTATCATCTTCATTCCGGCTTCAACTCGTTCAGCCTTAGGCATCTTTTTAAATTTTAGACCGTAAATAATATTCGATAAAACATTCATGTGAGGAAAAAGCCCATAGGATTGAAAGACAGTAGAAACATTTCTATTTTCAGGCGGATCATTTGTAATTTCTTTACCATCAAGAATTATCTTTCCGCTGTCAGGTTTTAAAAAACCTCCTATCGATTTTAATACCGTACTTTTTCCGCAGCCGGACGGTCCTAAAAGACAGAGGAGCTTTCCTCTTTCAAGGTTAAATCTTATATTTTTTACCGCATTTTTTTCTTTATATGTTTTTGTTAGGTTTGTTAATTCCAAATACATAAAACCTCCGGCATTTTAAAAATTATTTTTTCTTTAAAACTAAAAAGTAAATTAAATTTACAATTAAACAAATTATAATTATAAGCAAGGCAATTACCGAGCCTATTTCATAATAACCGCTTTGAATTACATCGAACATAACAAGGGTTAAAACTTTTTGACTCGGATATACCAAAAAAATAATTGAACCTATTGTAGTCATAGTCGTTGTAAACCCATTGATAAAAGAAACGCTTAGAGCATTTTTACTTAAAGGAATAACGGCATCGGTAATTTCATTTATCCTTTTACCGCCTAAATCTCTGATTGAATTTAAAGTGTCGATGTTTATTTCTTCCATTGCCGCATTTCCTATCTTTGTAGAAAATGGCAGCTGTTTAAATAGTATATTTAAAACAACTATTGCTGCCGTTCCTGTAAACATTAATGGTTTTGAATTAAAGGCCAATAAATAACCGAGCCCGAAAAAAGTTCCCGGAATTATATAGGGAAGAGTTGCAACAAAATCTACAGCCTGCATTAACTTTATTTTTCTTATTTGTTTATAATAAGCGATAAGTAAACCGATTATGCTCCCCCCGCCTGCAGCGATAAGACTGTAGGCTATACTCCTTATAACCGTGCTTGTGATATGATCTCTTGTTTCTAAAATATTTGCAAAGGTAAAAATCATTTTCCCTTTTTTCATTTTTGTAAATGCGGATAATATAATAGAAGAATATTGAATGCTTATCCATAATAAAAAGAAAACGGCAATTATGCTTATAAGATAAAAAAGAATTCCCTGCCTTTTTATTTCAATTTCCGAGGAGGCCGTACCGTGTGAAGATATGGAAATATTTTTAAAACTTTTTTGATAAAGAATAAAAATAATAATTGCAGGAATTAAAAGAAGTACATTTATTGCGGAAGCCTTACCTAAGTTGCCTTGAGCTATTACCGCAAAATAGCTTTCGGTTGCAAGCACATTAAAAGAGCCTCCTATGATTGCAGGAGTTCCGAAATCCGATAAACTTCGCAAAAAAGTTAAGAGCATAACCGATTTGATTGCAGGAAAAAGAAACGGCAGAATTATATCGATAATCAGGCGGTTTGTCTTTGCTCCGAGGTTGCGGGCACTATCTAATTGGGACCTCTCCAAATTATTTAAAAAACCGATTAAGATTAAAGCCGCTAAAGAAAAATTACTTAAAGACTGCATCAGCACAATACCGGTAATTCCGTACGGACTTTTTGAAATACCTAAAAGATAATAAGAAACAAGACCCCTCCTTCCAAAGAGGTTTATATAACTGAGAGCTGTTACAAAGGGCGGGCTTATCATCGTTACAGCTAAAATTAAAAAAATAAGGCGTTTTATTTTTTTAGGCATCAGATAAGAAAACAGGGCCGTGGTTATCCCTGCGATTGCCGTTAAAACCGTCGTATAAAATCCTACCGATAAGGAATTTTTTAAAAGATGAAGATGATTTTTAAACACATCTTCAAAAAGCTCAAAGCTAAGGCTTCCGTTTATAACAAGACTTTCTTTAAATACATAAAAAAAAGGCATAGCTATAAATATAAAAATACCTAAAATTAAGCTTAGTATGAGGATATAGTCTATAACGCCGTTATAATTTCTTTTAAGTTGCTGTTTCATTAAATTATCCTATAAGTCTATATTATTTTTAATAAATTTACTAGTATATGGTATGGAATAAATTTGAGGTGATTGATAGCAGACTAAGTATGAGCAAATATTTTCTACACGGAATGATAATAAAATTACGGAAGCTAAAATCATTGCGTTAATGAAAGAAAAAATGAATGGTTATCTTAAAAATTCATCGCATTGTGCGTATGAATGGATGATATATGATGAATCATATAAACAGCAAAACAAATGGGAGTTGCGGATAATGAAACTCTCTAAACCGAATTTTACAGGCTATGATATATGGTTTTATTTTTCTAACGGGGTGTTTTTATTCGTGCGGAGGGTTTAATACCCCGACGCTCTGCGGCGTAATAAAGGGTATTAAAGCCGACTGCAACCACCTTATAAGAACAACATACCCCGATGCTCTGCGTCGGGGTTGTTGATTAAGATTTGCCGATGACCGATTTTTATCTACCGTATTTGAAATAGGAGCTAGTGCAAAACCTATAAATACGGATACGGAAGACAATATAGTAAATGCCTTATTAGACTGTCAATTGTCATCAAGAAAAATGTGGATAAAACACGGATTAAAACCGAAAGGATTTTTTCCGATGAAATCTGAATAGAAGAAGAAACATTTATGGACTTTGAAACATACATTGATAATACCATAAAAGAAATGAGCAGACAAAAGTAAATATAGCGATATCTTTATTGTATTTTTGAATTTTTACTACATTTTTTATAACCAAATATATTACATGATGTATATGGACATATGAAAACCATCTTGAATATATAAAGAAAATATAATAAAATACCAATTAAGAGTAAAATAATAGTTTATTCAGGTATTTATAAGCTGAGTAAATTTTTCTTTCATCTTTAAGAGGGAATTGAGTTAAAATCTCAAGCGGTCACGCCACCGTGAAGACTTTTGTCTAAGCCGGGTCGCTCGATGAAAGAAATGCACCGGTACGAGGGATGCCGCTGCAAGAAGTGTTAGTCCAAATATGCCCACAGTGAAATTGGTTAACCATCATTTTTTGTAGTGCCAGTCTTTTCTATAACAAGTGTTATTATTATACTCAAATAATTTTTGTGAGGGAAAAGATGACGCGTAGAAGTTTAGTTGTTTTTTTAAGTCTTATTGTTTTGTTGGTTTTTACCGCTTGTGGTGATTCTAACAAAACTATGAAGCAAGACGCGATGGTTCACTCGGAAAATGATCCGATTGTAATTGCTAGTGCAAGGGATGTAGGAAGAGGAAATAAGGATCCCTATTGGACAAATCTTAATTTGTATGTATGGGAGCCGCTGATTGGTGAAAATGACGCAGGTGAAATTATTCCTGTTTTAGCTGTTTCATGGAAAAGATCCGATGATGCAAAAAAATGGACATTTGAGTTGAGAAAAGGTGTTAAATTCACAGATGGAACGCTTTTTACCTCTGATGTTGTAGTAAAGAATTTTGAACGCTGGAAAAAAATAAGCCCTGCCTCTTCAACATTTTTTACATTGGATATTAATAAAACCTATCCTGATTTTTTACAAATTAATGCATTAAGTGATTATTCTTTTGAACTGATTTTTGATAAGCCCATTCCCATGTTGCCTTATGCTATGTTAAATTGGGGTAGTCCTATGGTTAGCCCGCTTTGTTTTGATGAAGATAGCGGTATTTTTAATAAGCCTGTAGTAGGCACAGGACAATTTAAAATTGTAGAGCACCAACCGAATGCTTTTACAATGCTGGAATGTAATGATGATTATTGGGGAGTCAAAGCTAAGACTAAATATATTAAAATACGCATGATACCTGAACATGATACACGAATAGCTGCTCTGAGATCCGGAGAAATACAAGGTGTATATGACAATAAAGCTATCCAGCCTTTAGCATGTAAAGAATTAGAAAAAGAAGGTTTTAACATATCCTCAAAGTTGTCGGCAAATATTCATTACCTTCAAGTAAATAACGGAAAATTTCCATTTAATGATGTACGAATGAAGCAGGCTATAAGTTTAGCTGTAGATAGAGAAACATTATTAAATCAAGTGTATGGAGGCTACGGAAAACTAAGCAATAATGTTTTGTCTCCTTTTTCTCAATTTCATTATGATACAATGGTTCCTAGGGATATAAAAAGAGCAAAGGAGTTAGCGGCAGAAGTCTTAAAAGGAAAAACGATTGATATTTCATTAATCACGGTAGAGCAGTACAGTGTAGATGCCCAATTAATTGCAGAAAATCTAAAAGAGATCGGTTTAAATATTCATATTGAAATTATGGATTATCCTTCACAGAAAGAGAGAAGAAAATCAGGACAATATGATATGGTCATTTCATTTAGAGGAATGGATAATGCAAATCCCGAAACAATGTTATATTCTTTTATGGGTAAAGACGGCAAAGATAATTTGAACTACGGTTTAAATTTTTCTGATGATGAAATTTCTGAATTGCTTGATATTCTAAATAAAACATATGAAGAAGAAAATCGAAATGAGTTATATAAGAAAATACAAATTCTTTCATCAGAAAAATTACCCATTATTACTTTATTCGGTGTAGATACCACTGTTGCTTCAAGTCCGGATATTGAAGGCTATGAAGCAAAATGGACAGGAGTTACTCTTTTTGATACTCATTGGAAAAAATGATTAAATTCATATTTAAGCGTTTGTTGGCTGTAATTCCGGTTTTTTTCGGAATTACAGTACTGGCATTTAGTTTAACTATCATTATGCCCGGCGATCCTGCCGAGATTGTATTAACGGCAGGAGGGGCATATCAGCCGACTGAAGAACAAATAGAAATAAAACGAAAAGAGATGGGTTTAGAAGATCCTTTTGTTGTACAGTATATCCGTTGGATAGGAAATGCAATAAAAGGTGATTTTGGTATTTCTTTGCAAACAGGAATGCCCGTAACTCAAGAATTATTGGAACGGGTTCCAAGAACTTTCTCCTTAGCCGGATGGTCGATTATTTTTTCAATTTGTTTAGGTATTCCATTTGGCGTTATTATGGCAATTAAAAAGTACGGTTTTTTTGATGAAGCCGGAAGTTTTTTTGCAATTCTTTTCATTTCTTTGCCGTCTTTTTGGTTATCAATCCTATTAATTGGTATCTTCTCGGAATACTTACGCTTGCTGCCGACAAGCGGCTTCGGCACATGGCAGCATTTGATTTTACCGGGAACGGTACTTTCGTTGAGCTCTATAGGTAGTATTGCAAGATTGACTCGGGCGGAAATTTTAAATCACATGGGGCGTGAATATATTTTTACTGCAAGGTCAAAGGGAATTTCAGAATTGAAAGTTTTTTTTGTTCATGCCTTAAAGAATGCTATTTTACCGGTTATTGCATTAATAGGGAATAATTTTGGTGCTATACTTGGCGGTTCAGTTATAATAGAAAATATTTTTGCTGTAAACGGAATTGGGCAATATGTTGTTACAGCAATCAGTTTTAGAGATTTTCCGGCTGTTTCAGGATATACAGCCATTACCGGTACTATCTATGTTTTTGTACACATAGTAGTAGACATTCTATCCTATTATGTAAATCCAAAATTAAGAGAGGATGCAGCATGAAAAAATTTCATGATATTTGGGTTTTCTTTTTTATGATTAGTGCATTTATATTAGTTCTTTTAGGTATTTCTTGTAAGATTTTACCTCTTCAAGATCCTTTCCAAACCGATATGACAAAATCTTTACAGTATCCGTCAATAAACAATCTCTTTGGAACTGATATTTTAGGACGGGATATTTTTTCTAGAGTTTTATACGGAATTCAAGTTTCTGTAGTGCTTTCTATGATAACTACTATTTTATCGGTATGTGTAGGATTATTAATTGGTCTGACAGCCGGATATTTTGGAGGCATTCCGGATACCATTATTACTATTTTTACCAGTATCTTTCAAGGTTTGCCTGCTACAATTATCATGATAACCGTTGCGGCAATGATGGGAGGCGGTTATTATGCTCTTCTTTTTTCGATGGTAATAACATCATGGACAGGATTTTCAAGAATTGTCAGAGGAGAAGTATTAAAGTTAAAAACGGCAGATTATATTATTGTAGGAAAATCTATGGGCGCAAGTAATATAAGGATTATCTTTTATTATATTTTTCCTGCTGTTTGTCATAATTTAATTATTGTTTTTGCCCAAAGAATTGCTGCTTTTATTTTATCGATAGCAGGCTTAAGTTATTTGGGATTAGGAATCCATCCGCCTACTCCCGATTTAGGAGGGATGATTAATGAGGCGCGAAATTATTATAGAAGCCAGCCGATGACAATTATTGCCCCGGGAGCTGTATTGCTTATGATTTCTCTTGGTATTAATTACTTTGCTGAATGGCTTAGAGAAAATTTCTTTTTTAAACAATCTATAAAAAAAGGAGAAAGTTGATGGGGGATATTTGTATACAAAATTTAAGAGTTTCATTTAATGGTTCTCCTAATAAATTTGTTGTAAACAATATTTCATTAACACTAAAAAAAGGACTTATTACCGGATTAGTAGGAGAATCCGGCTCAGGTAAATCGATCCTAGGAATGGCTATTTTAGGATTAAATCCTCCCGATGCTAAAGTCGAAGGAGAGATTTTATATGAAAATGTTAATCTTGCGAAAGCCGATTTTTCAACTTTAAAATGTATCAGAGGGAAACATATAGGTTTAATTCCGCAAAGTCCGCTTTTGTCCATGAATCCTGTGTTGCAGAATTATTATCAAGTTGAAGAATTTTTAAAAACGCATACCTTATTGACAAAACCGGAAAGAAAAGAAAAGATTTATAAAATGATGAAAAAATTCGGACTGGAATATCCTGAAAAAATTTTTTATAAATATCCTTTTCAATTAAGCGGCGGTCTTCGCCAACGTGTAATTTCACTTTTTGGAACAATTTTAGAACCTGAATGGATTATCGCAGATGAACCGACCAAAGGTTTGGATGCCGTTTTACGCAGACAAGTCTTTCAATCTTTAAAAGAGGTTAGTAAAAAAAGTTCTTTACTTGTTATTACGCATGATATGTTTTTTGCAAAATCAATTTGTGATTATCTGTTTATTTTTAAAGAAGGTAAGGTTATCGAACATGGCTCTTCTAAAGAAATTTTTTATAATCCTAAAGAAGAATATACTAAACAGTTATTGGATAGTATTCCAAGAAAAATTTATAAAATGGAATATCGAAATGAGAGGGTAAAACAAAATGCTTCTCAGTGCTAAAAATATTACTAAATCCTATCATACCGCTTTTTTTACATCTTCCTCACATTACGCTGTTCGGAATGTTTCATTTTCTTTATCGCATAATGAAACATTGGGAATTGTCGGAGAATCTGGTTCCGGTAAAACAACCTTAGGGAATATATTACTTGGATTAACAGCACCCGATTCAGGGGAACTTATAATGCATAATGAAAAAGTAAATTTTAAAAATAGAAAATATAGAAAAGATTACCTTCGAAAAGTACAGATGGTCAGCCAGCATCCTGAAGCAAGCTTAATTCCCCATCAGACAATTTTTCAAAATTTAATGGAGCCTTTTAAAATTCACGGTATTTCAAATAAGGGCATAAAAGAAATAAGTTCTGCTTTTGAATTAGTTCATCTAACAAATTCCTTACTTAACCGTTATCCTAACGAAATCAGCGGAGGTGAAGCTCAAAGAGTGTCTATTGCAAGGGCATTGCTTTTAAATCCCGAAATTTTGATTTTAGATGAACCGACATCAATGTTGGATTCGTTAACTCAAAAAAAAATAATGGATCTTTTTCAAGATATTCAAAATGAAACGGAAATTTCTTATATTTTTATTACTCATGATTTAGATATTGCCCGCTATTTTACTGATTCGGTTCTTATTTTAAAAGATGGTAATGTTATGGAATATGGAAAAACAGAACAAATTTTAGAAAACCCTAAAAGTGAATATGGAAGCTATCTTGTAAATACCTTTGATTTTTTAAGAACCTCGGTTTGTACTGATTGATTATACTTAAAATTTAAGAAAATCAACCAGTACCCTTTGTTTTTTAATAAGACTTTTACATTTTCGGTCTTAACGAAGCAAATTTATCTAAGATTCTTTGCCTGTCTTTTCCGAAGCTGCTTAAATCTTCCTTTATTAGCTTATCTTTCGGCAAGCCTAATGAAAGCCCCTTAATGCCCGGCTTTACAATTTGAGCGGAATCTTTTCCGTCAAGCCTTGCGATAATTTCCTGGGCTTCTTTTGTAAGCATAAAATCAATAAAAGCCTTTGCCGCATCGAGATTCGTACATGATTTAAAGATAGCTGTTCCTTCCGGTACCCACGGAATTCCATCTTCGGGATATACTACAGTCAGGTTTTTATCGTCGGCAAGTTTAAAAGCCTTTCCATCGGTGGGAATAATGCCAACTGCAAATTCGCCTTGAGCCGTTTTTTCTTGAGGATCCTTTCCTCTCTTTCCCAAAAAAGGAATATTTGCGTTTAACTTTTTCCAAAAATCCCAGCCTTTTTCTTCACCGAAAAGATCGAGTAAGCCTTTTACCGCTCCGTAGTTTGTACCCGAAATTGCAGGGTCGCTCATAATAACTTCTCCCTTGTATTTGGGGTCGGCGAGCTCTGCCCATGTTTTGGGCATGGGAAGTTTTTTCTCGGCTAAGACATCCTTGTTTCCGATAAAACCTACAACGGTGATTCCTTTTGCAATCCAAGCTCCGTCAGGGTCCTTATATTGAGCCGGAATATCCTTTGAGTTGGGAGAAACATAGTTTTCCAAAAGTCCGTCGGTCTTTGCCGCCATAAAGGCATCCAGTCCGCCTCCGAACCAAACATCGGCCATAGATTTTCCTTCTGCCCTTGTTCTTGCTAAAACCTCTCCGCTCGACATCGAAAGAAATTCAACTTTTACATTTGTCTTTGCAGTAAATGCATCAAAGAGTTCCTTGTAAGCACTTGTTGCAACCACATTCAATGTTTTTCCTGAAAGGTCCTTCGATTCTTTTTCGGAAGAACCAGCTGCAAACACAAGGGTACTTGCAAGCAATAAAAATAGTGCAGCAAAAATAATTTTTTTCATTTTGCCCTCCAAAATTATGATTAGATATTTCAAGATACTATGATATTGCAAAAGAGTCAATATAAATTTTAATAAATTTATAAATTTTATAATATATCTATTGATTTTTTATTTTTTATGTAGGATTTATGTAAATATCTTATTCTATTCTTGCTATTTTTACGGCCGTATTCCTGATATAGTATTCATTGCTCCGAAAGCGGCAAGTGAATTGTGTAAGTTATTTAATTAGTATGCGCTAGCGTACATGCAATAAAGTAAGTTTGCATTGTGGAAAACATCGCGAGATTTTATAGGAATGTTTTATTTTATTTCTTTCATATCAGCTGTAGTCGTCGGAACAATTCTTTTTGCTGGCAGATAAGCAGCAAGGCGCAAATACTGACGAACTGTTAGCATACCACATGATATTTTTATAAAATAATCTCACTTTTTATTACATTTTTAGAATATTTTTGCTTATAATATTTTTCGGATAATATACCCGGTAAAATTACCGTTTGATAATAAGTTGTTTTTCTACTAAAGAAATCTTTCTTATCCATGATTTTATTCTCTTTTATGTATAACATAAAACTGAACATTAACGTAATTATTATATGGTATGCTATATTTGCCTTAATATTCGGATTAAGCTGCGACTTTTGCTGCATTTCGATAAGCTCATCAAGAATTGAGCGATAAAGCTGTTTCGCATGTCCTTTAAAATAAAATCTATACAATACTTCTTCGGGAACATTCAACCATGAAGAACTGAAATCTATCTCTTCCTGAGTCAAAATTTCATGCAGATCAAGCAGTTTCGCCGGATAAAAAAAAGACGCATTCCGTCTTTTTTCCTCGTCAAAAATTTTCTTTTCTATCTCAGAGAAGAAAAATAGGTACATTTCCGCCTTATCATCAAAATATTTATAAAAACTACCTATGGATATATCCATTTCTTTTACTAAATCTCTTATTGAAATAGATTCATAATCTTTTTTTATAAACACATTATATATAATTTTACGTAATCTTTCTTTTCGTTCGCCGGATAATTTAAAAAAAGTAGATTTAGGCATTTTTGAGATTCTCCAATAATTAATATACTATTACCATCAACAATATTGTATAATAATTAAAAAGAAAAAGCAATATTTTTTATTTTTTTGTTGACAACCATTTAAAGCCATGTTATACTTTTATTAAAAGTGAACGTGTTCACTATACATTATAGGTATGTAACTATTTTAAGATTTTTCTGTGTAGGGAGGCTTAATGAAAAACTATATTTTAAAAAGAAGTTTTTCCGCTTTTATAACGATTATTGTCGTTTTTACCATTAATTTTATAATTATTAATATTGCTCCCGGCAATCCCATTAAGACTATGATGGGAAAAGAAACCGATAATATTGAACAAACTAAAGCTCTTGAAGAAAAATATGGCTTAAACAAGCCCCTATATGAGCAATATTTCCGATATTTAAAAAATATGTCAACAGGAGATTTAGGAATTTC
The DNA window shown above is from Treponema denticola and carries:
- a CDS encoding ABC transporter permease; protein product: MKKFHDIWVFFFMISAFILVLLGISCKILPLQDPFQTDMTKSLQYPSINNLFGTDILGRDIFSRVLYGIQVSVVLSMITTILSVCVGLLIGLTAGYFGGIPDTIITIFTSIFQGLPATIIMITVAAMMGGGYYALLFSMVITSWTGFSRIVRGEVLKLKTADYIIVGKSMGASNIRIIFYYIFPAVCHNLIIVFAQRIAAFILSIAGLSYLGLGIHPPTPDLGGMINEARNYYRSQPMTIIAPGAVLLMISLGINYFAEWLRENFFFKQSIKKGES
- a CDS encoding ATP-binding cassette domain-containing protein; translation: MGDICIQNLRVSFNGSPNKFVVNNISLTLKKGLITGLVGESGSGKSILGMAILGLNPPDAKVEGEILYENVNLAKADFSTLKCIRGKHIGLIPQSPLLSMNPVLQNYYQVEEFLKTHTLLTKPERKEKIYKMMKKFGLEYPEKIFYKYPFQLSGGLRQRVISLFGTILEPEWIIADEPTKGLDAVLRRQVFQSLKEVSKKSSLLVITHDMFFAKSICDYLFIFKEGKVIEHGSSKEIFYNPKEEYTKQLLDSIPRKIYKMEYRNERVKQNASQC
- a CDS encoding ABC transporter ATP-binding protein, which encodes MLLSAKNITKSYHTAFFTSSSHYAVRNVSFSLSHNETLGIVGESGSGKTTLGNILLGLTAPDSGELIMHNEKVNFKNRKYRKDYLRKVQMVSQHPEASLIPHQTIFQNLMEPFKIHGISNKGIKEISSAFELVHLTNSLLNRYPNEISGGEAQRVSIARALLLNPEILILDEPTSMLDSLTQKKIMDLFQDIQNETEISYIFITHDLDIARYFTDSVLILKDGNVMEYGKTEQILENPKSEYGSYLVNTFDFLRTSVCTD
- a CDS encoding ABC transporter substrate-binding protein — protein: MKKIIFAALFLLLASTLVFAAGSSEKESKDLSGKTLNVVATSAYKELFDAFTAKTNVKVEFLSMSSGEVLARTRAEGKSMADVWFGGGLDAFMAAKTDGLLENYVSPNSKDIPAQYKDPDGAWIAKGITVVGFIGNKDVLAEKKLPMPKTWAELADPKYKGEVIMSDPAISGTNYGAVKGLLDLFGEEKGWDFWKKLNANIPFLGKRGKDPQEKTAQGEFAVGIIPTDGKAFKLADDKNLTVVYPEDGIPWVPEGTAIFKSCTNLDAAKAFIDFMLTKEAQEIIARLDGKDSAQIVKPGIKGLSLGLPKDKLIKEDLSSFGKDRQRILDKFASLRPKM
- a CDS encoding TetR/AcrR family transcriptional regulator, yielding MPKSTFFKLSGERKERLRKIIYNVFIKKDYESISIRDLVKEMDISIGSFYKYFDDKAEMYLFFFSEIEKKIFDEEKRRNASFFYPAKLLDLHEILTQEEIDFSSSWLNVPEEVLYRFYFKGHAKQLYRSILDELIEMQQKSQLNPNIKANIAYHIIITLMFSFMLYIKENKIMDKKDFFSRKTTYYQTVILPGILSEKYYKQKYSKNVIKSEIIL